Proteins encoded by one window of Arachis hypogaea cultivar Tifrunner chromosome 1, arahy.Tifrunner.gnm2.J5K5, whole genome shotgun sequence:
- the LOC112745353 gene encoding putative F-box protein At1g67623 yields the protein MKRFSNTLYLPHDIWVAITVKIASNSIKDLCSLRMTCNAAREVGDEDIVHTSISIPALHAMRWWWYRDPDAIRFFNRCMESGHPKLLFRETLRELYMRCNHVIGLEMLQNVASKGHEAVKYALSMMLLLRRDDKEAKKNGIELFHALDAAGLLTCVKQGALGFCQFRGHLKSKCLK from the coding sequence ATGAAACGTTTCTCAAATACCCTCTACCTTCCCCATGACATTTGGGTTGCTATAACCGTTAAAATCGCGTCAAACTCCATTAAGGACCTGTGCAGTCTCAGAATGACATGTAACGCTGCGCGTGAGGTGGGAGATGAGGATATTGTGCACACCAGTATTTCTATACCCGCTCTGCATGCCATGAGATGGTGGTGGTACCGCGACCCGGACGCAATAAGATTCTTCAACCGGTGCATGGAGAGTGGCCACCCGAAGCTTCTGTTTCGGGAGACACTACGTGAGCTCTACATGCGATGTAACCACGTCATTGGGTTGGAAATGCTACAGAATGTCGCAAGCAAGGGCCATGAAGCTGTCAAGTATGCACTATCAATGATGTTGCTCCTTCGTAGGGACGACAAGGAGGCAAAAAAGAATGGAATCGAACTATTTCACGCGCTTGATGCAGCTGGTTTACTCACGTGTGTGAAGCAAGGTGCTTTGGGATTCTGTCAATTTCGTGGCCATCTGAAGTCCAAATGTCTAAAATAG